CTCAAGATCAAAAGGACACATTGATTGCACTACTCCAACAAGGCAATATCTCACAGCCTAATCAACCTACACCATTAGGTATTCCAATATACACCTTATCCATGAGCTCTCATATTTCACATATTTTATTCTCAAAAACTTTTTCACTACACACTTGGGTCATTGACAGTGGTGCAATCGATCATGTGTCCTTTTCTTTAGAAAATTTCTATAGTTATCATCACATAAAATCAATCCTAGTTAAGCTGCCAAATGGACATGAAACCGTAACTAATATTGCAGGGATAGTAATGTTTTCTAACAAATTTTATCTCATAGGCGTATTATACCTTCCatgttttacatttaatttgCTGTCAGTTTCTAAAGCTGCCAAACAGTTATGTTGTCATTTTTCAATATCTGATACTGCCTGTGAGGTACAAGACAAGAGTACCTGGAAGATGATTGGATATGCTAAAGAAAGTGGAGGTCTATATACACTGACCATTCCTCCATTGAGATCACGACCACAACATCACACTGTATTGTCATTAGCATCTCATTTTAGACACACAAATCTGCTTgatgcaccattggagatgaatAACATAGCAATCCTATGGCATTTTAGATTAGGGCATATACCTATAGATAGAATGCATATAATAAAGAGGAGTTATCCTCTCATAGATTGTACTGATAATGTACAGTCGTATGACTTTTGTCATTGCGCCAAATAAAAGAAATTACCCCTTGTAAACAGCTCTTTAGattctaataaaattttttgactTGGTTCATCTTGATGTTTGGGACCATTAGCTACTCCTTTAACTCCTGGACATAACTATTTTTTGACAATCATTGATGATAAGAACCAATTCACTTGACTCTATTTCATGAAATTAAAATATGAGATTCCAGTTTTGATAAAACAATTTTTAGTTTATGTCCAAACCCAGTTTAACAAGATGGTAAAGTGTTTTAGATCAGATCATGGTTCAGAAATTAAACAATGAAACTTATAAACATTTTTTGCTGAAAATGGTATCATGCAACAAACTTCTTGTGTAGAGACACCCCAAAAAAATGGGGTGGCTGAGAGCAAGCACCAACACCTTTTAGGCATGACTAGAACACTCATGTATCACTCTTCAATTCCAACCTGTTTTTGAACAGCTGCAATTGGGCATGCTGCTCATCTTATAAATCGAATTCcaaatgaaaacttgaaaaatcAGTCACCTTATGAAGTCATTTTTGGGAAACCTCCAAATTTAATGGAATTGAAAGTATTTGGGTGTCTAGCTTATGCCACTACACTAGCTACTCATAGAAGAAAATTTGACAAAAGAGCTAGGAAATGTGTCTTTCTAGAATATAAATTCAACATTAAAGGGTTTGTTCTGCATGATATCAACACACGAGAAATCTTTATTTTCAGAAATGTACAATTCTATGAAACTGTATTTCCTTTTTAAAAGACTTTTAACTCCAATACATATGAAAGCAAGCTGGTAACAGATGGCATTAATCCAAGTTCAAGCCCTCATGATTTGCATCTTTATGACAACTTGCTGTATTTTGATTTGCCTAAAACTTTTACCCCTATCACTTTCCCTCATACTTCACCCGTTCCATTCGAATCACTAGCAGAACCTTCACCACCTCGCTCATGTTCGAATGATGCATCTGCATTACATAATAACCCCACACCCTCTAATGAGTGTGACATACATCCCTTGCACACTCATactgcatcatcatcatcattaactCCACAGCCAGTCCCCAAAAAATCATCTAGGACTAGAAAAATACCTGCATACCTGCATGACTATGATTGTCCTACCATTCTATCGACTTTGGCATATTCATCCACCAACAGGTACCCTTTTTCGAAACATAATTCTTATAATAAACTGTCTCAAAATTTCAAAAGTTTTTCATTAGCGGTGGCGGCCATCTCCGAGCCTAAAACTTATGACGACGCTATGAAATTGGGTTGTTGGTGAGATGCAATTGATGCTGGGCTTCAAGCTCTTGAGAAAAATAAAACATGGATTATTACTAGTCTGCCTCATGGGAAGAAAGCTATTGGATCAAAATGGATTTTTAAAGTGAAGTTTAATGTGGATGGAACTGTCGAACGACATAAAGCCAGGTTGGTGGTGAAGGGCTTCACTCAAACGGCCGTATTTGACTATTTTGATACCTTCAGCCCTGTTGTCCGCATGACTACATTAAGAGTTCTACTGTCTGTTATTGTCCCGAAGCGTTAGTTTCTCCAGCAATTGGATGTGAACACTGCTTTTCTTTATGGCGACTTACCTGAAGAAGTGTACATGCAAGTTCCTCAAGGTCTAGCAGCACCTCCAGGCTCAGTTTGCAAACTGAACAAGTCTTTATATGGCCTCAAACAGGCAAGCCGTCAATGGAATACCAAACTTGTCTCCGTGCTTACTGAATCTGGCTACACACAGTCCAAGTCAGACTATTCTCTATTTACCAAACGAACTGCTTCAGGTTTCACTGCAATTTTAGCTTATGTGGATGATCTTGTCTTGGCAGGGGATGATGCCAATGAGATTGAAAATATCAAATCAGTTCTGGACACCAGATTTAGCATCAAAGATTTAGGGAAACTCAAATACTTCTTGGGGATGGAGGTTGCTTATAACACAAAGGGCTTGACATTGTATCAAAAGAAGTATACAACGGATGTCTTGGAGGAATTTGGCCTATTGGAGGCAAAACCTGCTTCAACACCGATGGACTATTCAGTGCATCTCTGTAGAACCTCAGGAGCGCCCCTCACTGAGCCCACTTTGTATAGAAAGCTCATTGGCAAGCTCCAGTATCTTACCAACACCAGACCCGACATTACTTTTGCAGTGAAAAAATTGAGTCAATATTTGGAGTCTCCTACTCAAGACCATTACAAAGCGGCCCTGCGAGTTCTACGTTACTTGAAGAACGCCCCAGCCACGGGTCCCTTTTTCCCTCTTGTTACTGACTTCAAACTCAGTGGTTTTGCTGATGCGGATTGGACGACATGCCCCGATACCAGGCGCTCAGTCTCTGGTTACTATTTCTTTCTTGGCACAACGCTGGTCTCTTAGAAGAGCAGCAAGTAGCAAACTGTGTCGAGATCGTCTTCTGAAGCGGAATATCGAGCCTTGGCCAATGCCACTTGTGAATCTCTCTGGCTTTTCGCCTGCTACATGTACTTGGCGTGAGTCATCCCCAACCTCTTGTTCTGTACAGTAATAGTCAGTCTGCTTTAGCCATGGCAGCCAACTCGGTCCTGCATGAACGAACAAAACATATAGAAGTAGACTGCCATATAGTTCGCGACAAAGCAAACGAGGGAGTAATCAAGCTGCTACCCGTAACCTCAAGTAAACAAACGGTTGACCTCTTGACAAAGACACCGGCACCAGGACCATTCCACTCATGCTGTTCCAAACTAGGATTGTTGGACATTTACAGTCCTCACACTCCTAGTTTGAGGGGAGATGTTAGCTGATATTGGTGCTGCTCCAGCCTAAATATTTATGGAAGTAAGCTAGTGAATAGTTAGTTAGAAAGTAACTAAGTTACTGTAGTTAGATGTCCGTTAGTGTGAGTTAGAATTAGCCATAGTTAATTGAGCATAGTTTGTCTGATGTATAAATACTGCATTGTAATACTCTTACAAGTGTGACTCTCTATTATTCTTCAACAACTAAACTTCATTCACTTCCATACCTTCTCTCTGCCACTCTTCTCTCACACCTTCTTCCACTTGTGCAACCTCCTCCCATCTCTAGATTTTATCATCATCAAACTAATATTATTAGAGATTCAATAATTTAAATATTCAAAAGTTTAATAaacaaattatatataaaatatataatttaaaaagattataatttattattttaaattgattAATTACTAAAAAACTATACCATTATCATCGATTTGCTATCAAATAGTTTTTACCTTAAATTGAATCGATTTAGTAACCGATTCTCAATTAACTATATTAAATTGGCCAATTCAATTAGGTTCTCAGAATCATCTTCctctttaatttataaaattttgtatGAACCAAATTTATATATACCAAAATAATCATCGTTTTAGGGGTGGTTTGGCATATTAATTATGAGTAATTTGATGAAAATGATGGGTGGTTGAAAATTTGAAGGTGTAATTTTACTTACTCCTATCATATTGAGCAAGTATTTTGTAACAAAGAGTATTAGTTTCCTAAAACTAGtccatttttgttttccattcctcCCTTTTGCAGATGAATGACCCATCCGTCTGTAGAATAAATCATGGAGTACAATATAATTATTTAACACTTGAAAAAATATAACGaactatttttttagtttaattagtataatattttaaatatgaaAACTCTAATATCTTTATTCTTctcatttaaatttaaataattaactgAATAAGCTGACAATTAAGACTCAAGACTCAATAACGATTAATCACTTTTACTAAAACTAGCACATTAACAGATATGAGGCAACACATTTACCAAAACGATTaggaaatataaaataaaaataaaatattattttagttcgTTCTCAACGTTTGAGCCAAATTTTAATTTAGTTGTTAATATTCTAGATCTACCGTTAAATTTGAtttgaataataaataaaatttttttatactaataatCATTGATAAGTGAAATTTATTTACGTAATAAAATCGAACGTTATATTAACTCTTAAATATGCTaattatttgtattaaatttaactGTAGAATAATGTTaaacttatttaaaattttttagactaaaataaaaattagaatgtGATCCATATATAAAGgccaaaataatactttactctataAAAAAAATTGGTTCCGGCAAAACATTTACCAAAACATTCATATATCAAATTCATTCTTAGGTTTTACAATTCATGcatcaaactaaataaaaaaGTTGCTTCTTCCTCGAATATAAACAaaatgaaacataaaattgtGATCTATGATCATTAAAACGTGTAccacataataataatatatataaagtaGAAAACCCTAacttatttaatttgttttaatttttcacGCCTTCTATAAATCCCTTTAATGATCCTTTTGGTTGGAGACCGAAGCCCTTTGCATCTGATCTCTTCATAATCCTCAGACGCTTGCATGATTCAATAAACATCCTGCATGAATAATATATAGTGCAAATTAAATCTAACATATTNNNNNNNNNNNATTTCTTATGacgttaattaataataattatagtaaaatatttcttaacaataataataattgctttttcctttttcaaGGAAGAGACAATAAAAGTGATGCTATATTTTCAGTCTCATTTTGATGTTACGAACGAACATTATAATGAAGAATTCACGCATGTCGGCCATGTAAGTGTGATCCATGAGAATCTTTTGTTTATGTTTGATATTAACATgataataatgatatataaagTAGAACTTTGGAATTGATTAGATCTATGGACAACTTAATCAACACGTCTATTCAAATAATGTCGTACTGGCAGACATCAAAATGATTTAGCCAAACTTATTCTTCAATTCAATTTCGTGGAATTAGATAAAAGTCACAACtcctaatttattattattttttttttgtgaaaataaGAGTTAAATAAAAGTATATTAAGAAATTTAGTTATATATATCAAAGTACTTAATAGTTTTCGGTGAAAACTCAGgtacagtcgacttcacgtgaagttgatacttaagaaccgttaaatgatttgaccaatttgactaaattttcatctaacgactcttaggtatcaacttcacatgaagtcgacttCATCTGAGTTTTTACCATAGTTTTCAGTTATAACATATATAGAAGTAAtcattctaaataaataataTGTGAACTAACTATCCATGTATCTCTATTCTCTCATATATCATGTAATAAAGTAAAATATATTTAAGAAAATAAGTATAAGAAAAACTTTTTTGGCccttatttttagaaagtttgaAGTTTAGAttagaatttaatatttaaaatttagaatatttaaaaaataatcacCACTAATATAACTTTTAATATAGGCATGAAACTAGGGTTAATGGTAAAGTGGACAGTATGCTTCACCGAAAAATTCCCTATATATAGTTTACCAATTATATCCAGTCTTACATGACACGCTAGTGACTTTTTGtctcagaaaaaaaaaaatcaatagatGCTCCCACTAAATTATGAATCAACACCTACCAAAAGAAAATATGTATGCACATAAATTCCTAAAGCGGTTTTATTTTGTTggttgaaaaagataatatatatattactggaaatatCATAGCAGATGATGGGTGACAATGCAATTACCATAACTAATGGATCATCAGTAGTGCCTAAACTCTTTTTCAGAGTGTCCTTTTTTCCTAAAATTTCAAATTGAGTGATTTAACAGATTATAAAAAATTTGATGGTTTATCATAAAATTATCTATCGCAAAAAATTAAGTGAATAAAAATAGCTAAATAAATAGTTATCAATATCATTATAAACTAAGAAGTAATATATGTTTTTTAATTGGCTGGCTGTTGTGTGTAACTGTGTATCCTATTAAAGTAATAAATCTCATCAGTTTGgcatatatatatcaaaaatgttatttgtacactaaaattagctactaaaatcagtcatcaatgtatttatatataaatatatgtgtagtttaatttattttcaatgtgtatttatattctaacatatattttatactagtagGTGACTTTGATGACTGATTTTATTGTACACTTAATATAACTCTATATATATAGCCAATTCTAATgatattattcataattttatgcAGCACAGTGGACAAAgttgaaaataagaagaaattagTATAGAAAGACTTACTCCCAAGGAACATCTCCGACGAGCATCCAGTCACCATCTTTGTCCTCGTAAATCGGAACTTGTTCACAATTCTCCGCATCTGTCATAtagttattttttttaccaaTCGTTAACATTTTGTCTGTATTGCTAGAAACGAGATAAAAATTTACATGCAGTTGTTTTTATACGAAAAGGTTCTCCAATATCAATTCACATAAAAGATAACTTCATATGAATTTTCAGCTGAAAGGTAGAAATTCACGTGCAGTTGGTATAATGTAACGTAAAAGAATACTCACCGATTCCGTAGGAAGCAAAGAGGTTGTCCAAGGCAAAGGCTAGGTCGGAGTAATCCTTGTGCATGGCAAGATCAATTTTACGCAAGAATGGAGCACCGTCCATGCTAACCTTCACGTACATTTTTGATGACGTCTTCTTCTTCCGGTAAGAGCACACCGGTGGCCACCCCACCACCGCGTTCTTATTCCTCTCCGTCGAGGATCCATTTTCCCCACCATCAATCTCCGAAAACACCCTCTTCTTCGATGCTGATGAATCCCCACCGGGAAGACCCAATCTTAGCTCCGTGATTTCTAGTCCAAGACCTTCTTTCGCCATCTTTTTTGAGGCTTTTTGGTGAACTGAGAGTATATATATGAAAGAAAGAGGGTATTAATTAATTAGGTTGTTGTTTATGACAGGTGAAGTGGTCGGTCACATGAGGAACAAATGAGTGTAGGGTAGGGACATTGTTTGTTCCCTCTTAAAGTCGCGGCACACCAACTTTGATACATTCGACATCGAGGAGTACTAGGGCagcaatttttgtaatttatagctatcaaatagctatcaataatgattttaatggtgtgagatttcatttaatgactcacttttttttattggttacatgctggccagaatttgaaAAAATTGCTGGTCCTAAACTTTTTCTTGGACACCATCCTACCGTTATTTCTTCTCTTCTCATTTCCTCACATTTGATCGTGGCCGTTTCATTAGCTGACTCTGGGGCACACCATGTGATTCCCTTCATTCAAGCTAAGCTGCTCTCATTTTTTTGaacaatacttttattaattatatatgtgCACTGCCATCTTTAGTTCTATCAAATACATGCCACTTCTATTAGGTTATGCTTTAATCAAATTCATTCAACTACATACAATATAATTGATGGAAATTCAAAATAATCTCGCGGCCTATACGGCTATACCTTTTATAATAAATATCATTTTGATATTAGcatctttttaataattatacACGAATATTTAGTAAAGAATGTTTGGTGTGCAAATATTTAGTAATTCTATTTAAATATTGTTTCAggagataatactcaatttgatCTCTAAACTTACACGCAAGTCTCAATTTAGTCTCTAAAGTTTCAATTGCCTCTATTTAATCCCCAAACTTTGTGAACATAACTAATGTTAGTCTTTGAAATAATTTTCAACGTACAAATGTTAACGAAACACTATCGTGACAGCCAGATGCCAGACTAAACTTTGTAAAATGATGTCGTTATGATTTTGGCACTCAAATAACCTAAAAACATCCTAAATGgcgtttattaaaattttacctaacaaaataagtAATACGGTGTCGTTTTTGAGCTATTTAAATGTCAAAACCAAAACTGTATCGTTTTACAAGTTTTAACGTGACACGTGATAGTCTACAACAACGCTCTATTaacgtttttatactaaaaattgTCTCAGGGACTAATATAAGGCACGTTTATAAACTTTAGGGACTAAATAGAGGCAATTGAAATcttagggactaaattgagatTCGCGTGTAAgttcagggaccaaattgagtattatctcatTGTTTCAgactatgatgcacggacactaaGTACACGACATGACATAGGATACGCGAAcacacaaatttaaaatttttataagataCGGGACAtgacatatttatatatataaaatataatataaagtatttttaaataaattataatgatattcCGATGATTTATTGATATTAANNNNNNNNNNNNNNNNNNNNNNNNNTAAGGTTAGATACACTGACACATGATGGTATTTAAGTTTGTCTAAatgtgtttaaaattttttttttgtattaagaCACAAAAAATACGTGTATCAAATAAATATCaataaatatcatatttaaaatgTGTTTGACACACGAACgcaaaaaatcagaaaaatagcCATGCTTGGTACTTTTCAGAATATATATGATTAGATTGTGTTTCACctaattattattgttaattagTTAATTAGCATATGTATATATAGCAATGGCATGGCATATATTAATGTAAGGGAATGTGATGGGATAGAGATACATATAGGGAGCAAAATAATGAAATGGTGTAAGAAGGTAGGACCCAAAGGCAACAAACGAATTTCTATGTGGAATGTGAAAGATCACAGCAAATGATGAGTCAAAGTCGACGATCCCTAGGTCTATGAGGGAACACATTGGGACTCATCAAACTTACAAACGCGTACGCCAGGTATTAGAATTTGCCCAAACATATCATCCAAACCAATAACCTTACACATTCCCACTCCTTCACATACATATAGTAGCTACCTACCTAGCTAGCAAAACCTTCCATTTTCATCAATATTACGACTTATTAGGGTTTTTGCTTTAGTTTGTTACCAACACGCTATGAAATTGAATGCTTTTATGTAGCAAAAACGTAACTAGATAGCTAGCTGCTTTAACTTCCACCAAACCTATTAGCTAACTAAAGTTTATCAAAGTTTGAAGTATTgcatacattattattattattaccaaagaaataaattaaagtttCATTCATATTATATTTGTTTTGAAGTTTTGATACCACATGGTAGGTCAAGACATATAATGGGTAGTGcgccttttattttattttatttttgggtagAATTCACTTGGAATCGATTTCACATGAAGTtatttatagttatttatagATGGCTGATATGTGTTatcatttgattttaaaaaaattaatttattttatataaatggtttaattaaaaaaatcgatttaaataaatcaaataactacttttaaaaaattaattttttctgtcTTATcactaaatttttaaattataaatttgatacgttcttattctttattttttttaccaatctttctttaaatttatcttttaattttatttatttaattttcgtcaAATATATGAATACAAATTGTTTCAAAAAGTATAGTTTGATattctgaaaaataaataaaaataacgtTTTTTTTGTCTGTATAA
The DNA window shown above is from Arachis ipaensis cultivar K30076 chromosome B08, Araip1.1, whole genome shotgun sequence and carries:
- the LOC107611929 gene encoding auxin-induced protein 22C, which gives rise to MAKEGLGLEITELRLGLPGGDSSASKKRVFSEIDGGENGSSTERNKNAVVGWPPVCSYRKKKTSSKMYVKVSMDGAPFLRKIDLAMHKDYSDLAFALDNLFASYGIDAENCEQVPIYEDKDGDWMLVGDVPWEMFIESCKRLRIMKRSDAKGFGLQPKGSLKGFIEGVKN